Part of the Pseudomonadota bacterium genome, GAAAAGATTCCCAGTGACCAGGTCGGCGCCGAAAGTGAGCGTTTTCTCGCGGCGGTCGCCGGCGCCCGCCGCGAACTTGAGGAAGTCAAGGCGAGAACGATTCGCACGGGAGAGGTTTCGTCGGAGCATAACTATATTTTCGACGTGCATCTGCTGATGACCAAAGACAAGATGTTGGTCGATGACACCCTGACCCTGATCAAGGAAAAGAAAATCAACGCCGAATGGGCCTTGAGTTTAAACAGCGAGAAGATCATAAATTTTTTTCGTCAGATGGAGGATGCCTACCTGCGGGAGCGCCAGAGTGATGTGGCCCATGTCTGCGAGCTGATTCTGCGCTATCTGACCAGCAGTGATTATGACAGTATCGACAAGATCAGCCGCGGAGTCATCGTGGTTGCCCATGATCTGTCTCCGGCCGACACCTTGCAGCTTGATCCCAAAAAGATCAGCGCCTTTGTCACCGATCTCGGTGGGCGGACTTCCCATACCGCGATTGTCGCCCGTTCGTTGGAAATTCCGGCCGTGGTCGGAACCGAGTTCGCGACTGAAAAAATCAATGGCGGCGACCGGTTGGTTGTGGATGGGATTGAAGGGCGGGTAATCGTCAATCCCAGCCAGGAACAACTGGCCGGCTATCAGGATAAAAGTAAGCAGTATCGCAACTTTCAGACCCAGCTGATCAGCAATCGGGATCTGCCGGCGGAAACGCGCGACGGTTTTCAGGTCGCTCTGGCCGGCAACATTGAAAGCCCGGAAGAAACCGAATCGGTGCTGGATCACGGGGCCCGTGATATCGGACTTTATCGGACCGAGTTTCTTTACCTGAATCGGACCTCCCTGCCCTCGGAAGAAGAGCATTATCTGACTTATAAAAAGGTGGCCGAATCCTTGCCGCCGGAGAGTACGATCACGATCAGGACCTTTGATCTCGGTGCCGACAAATTGGCCGCGATTCAGAATTTTCACGGTGACTGTATCAATCCGGCTCTGGGGCTCAGAGGGGTGCGCCTGTGTTTGCATCGGCGGGAAATCTTTATTACTCAGCTGAAGGGCATTCTGCGCGCGAGTTCACATGGCCGGCTTAAAATCATGCTGCCGATGATTTCCGGTCTGGCCGAGCTGCGCCAGGCCCGGGCCGTGATCGAACAGAGCATGGCCGAGCTTGAACGCGAGGGGGCGGCGTTCGCGCGGGATATTCCGCTTGGCATCATGATTGAAGTGCCCTCGGCGGCAGTGATTTCCGACATGCTTGCCCGGGAGGTTGATTTTTTCAGTATCGGTACCAACGACCTGATTCAGTACACCATGGCTCTGGATCGCAGCAATGAGCATGTTTCTTATCTTTATGAGCCGCTTCATCCCGCTATTCTGCGTCTGCTTAATCAGGTGATCGGCAATGCCCGCCAGGCCAATATTCCCGTCAGTATTTGTGGGGAAATGGCCGGCGAGCCCCTGTATACCCTGATTCTGCTGGGGATGGGTTTCAACAAGCTCAGCATGAATGCCATTTCCATCCCTTATATCAAACAGATTGTCCGCGAGAGTACCTTTGTCGAAGCCCGTCAGCTGCTGGCTGAGTCTCTGAGTCTGAACACTGCGGCCGAGGTCGAAAACTTTGTCGCCAGAGAGATGAACCGGCGTTTTCCTGAAACCTTTCTGATGAAGGTCTAGAACCCCGATGGCGATGTGAGGCGGAATCTTTGCTGACTTCCGGACGCTCACCAGGATCGTGATCCGTTGGTGGCCGATAAATTTTTAACCTGAACTTTCGGAGCTTGAACATGGCGACAAAAAATTATCTTTTTTCATCGGAATCCGTAACCGAAGGGCACCCCGATAAGGTTGCCGATCAGATTTCAGACGCGATTCTCGACAGTATCATGAGCCAGGACCGGAAATGCCGCGTAGCCTGCGAAACCCTGGTAACCACCGGAATAGCCGTGGTTGCCGGAGAAATCACGACGGATTGTTATGTCGACATACCGGCGATTGTTCGGGAAACCATTAAAAATATCGGTTACAACGATTCGAGCATGGGCTTTGACTGGGAAACCTGCGCCGTGTTGACCAGTATCGATAAGCAGTCACCCGATATCTCACGAGGGGT contains:
- the ptsP gene encoding phosphoenolpyruvate--protein phosphotransferase, with product MALANFKGTEKVSDRRLHGLSCMISGVGASPGITIGRAFLLDRGKLKPRCEKIPSDQVGAESERFLAAVAGARRELEEVKARTIRTGEVSSEHNYIFDVHLLMTKDKMLVDDTLTLIKEKKINAEWALSLNSEKIINFFRQMEDAYLRERQSDVAHVCELILRYLTSSDYDSIDKISRGVIVVAHDLSPADTLQLDPKKISAFVTDLGGRTSHTAIVARSLEIPAVVGTEFATEKINGGDRLVVDGIEGRVIVNPSQEQLAGYQDKSKQYRNFQTQLISNRDLPAETRDGFQVALAGNIESPEETESVLDHGARDIGLYRTEFLYLNRTSLPSEEEHYLTYKKVAESLPPESTITIRTFDLGADKLAAIQNFHGDCINPALGLRGVRLCLHRREIFITQLKGILRASSHGRLKIMLPMISGLAELRQARAVIEQSMAELEREGAAFARDIPLGIMIEVPSAAVISDMLAREVDFFSIGTNDLIQYTMALDRSNEHVSYLYEPLHPAILRLLNQVIGNARQANIPVSICGEMAGEPLYTLILLGMGFNKLSMNAISIPYIKQIVRESTFVEARQLLAESLSLNTAAEVENFVAREMNRRFPETFLMKV